The following are encoded in a window of Hippoglossus stenolepis isolate QCI-W04-F060 chromosome 10, HSTE1.2, whole genome shotgun sequence genomic DNA:
- the med6 gene encoding mediator of RNA polymerase II transcription subunit 6 — translation MSAVDFRDNLLGISWVDSGWVPILNPGNVLDYFSERSNPFYDRTCNNEVVKMQRLTLEHLNQMVGVEYILLHAQEPILYIIRKQQRQSPTQVIPFADYYIIAGVVYQAPDLGTVISSRALSAVHGIQSAFDEAMSYCRYHPSKGYWWHFKDQEEREKNKPKSKKKEEQSSLFQRHRVDTLLLDLRSKFPPTFYQPKPGEKPIPVEVKKEPEPPAETVKQEEREPATKSSATAPPSKPPPEKRARLQ, via the exons ATGTCGGCGGTGGATTTCAGAG acaACCTTCTGGGGATATCCTGGGTGGACAGCGGCTGGGTGCCCATTCTCAATCCTGGCAATGTGCTGGACTATTTCTCTGAGAGGAGCAACCCCTTCTACGACCGAACCTGCAATAATGAGGTCGTGAAGATGCAGCGTCTCACTCTGGAACATCTAAA TCAGATGGTGGGAGTGGAGTACATTCTTCTTCACGCTCAGGAGCCAATTCTTTACATAATCCGCAAACAACAGAGGCAGTCGCCAACACAAG TGATACCTTTTGCTGACTACTACATCATAGCAGGAGTGGTGTATCAGGCCCCAGACCTGGGAACAGTGATCAGCTCCAGAGCG TTGTCTGCAGTCCATGGAATCCAGTCAGCGTTTGATGAAGCCATGTCATATTGCCGCTACCACCCATCCAAAGGATACTGGTGGCACTTTAAGGACCAGGAGGAGCGAG aaaaaaacaaacctaagtcaaagaagaaagaggaacagaGTTCATTGTTTCAGAGGCACCGTGTAGACACACTCCTTTTGGATCTCAGGTCAAAATTTCCACCAACATTTTACCAG CCTAAGCCGGGTGAGAAGCCAATTCCAG TTGAGGTGAAAAAGGAGCCTGAACCTCCGGCAGAAACTGTaaaacaagaggagagggaaCCGGCCACAAAGTCCTCCGCCACAGCTCCACCGAGCAAACCTCCTCCTGAGAAGAGAGCAAGGCTCCAGTGA
- the LOC118115916 gene encoding tetratricopeptide repeat protein 9A, with product MSVIPAGHEGRMEGGRDSSGGGGSPRLQQCAPPPSSSSSGSGSGSSSSSGSSRSKDARHQQQQLQQRHHGGSMWKQPSHNEPADVVRRALDFKCQGTQCYKDKKYREAIGKYHRALLEIKGLCRVLGDPDTGSKPPSPLLPTFSKSSTLTDEQKGAMENAELECYNSLAACLLQMELVNYERVKEYCLKVLYKEGKNFKALYRSGVAYYHLGDFQKALYYLKESHKQEPSDTNAIRYIQLTEMKIRRSAQREKKEAT from the exons ATGAGCGTGATCCCGGCCGGGCACGAAGGCAGGATGGAGGGCGGCAGAgacagcagcggcggcggcggctcccCGAGGCTCCAGCAGTGCGCGCCgcctcccagcagcagcagcagcggcagcggcagcggcagcagcagcagcagcggcagcagccggTCCAAAGATGCcagacaccagcagcagcagctccagcagaggCATCATGGTGGGTCGATGTGGAAGCAGCCGTCTCACAACGAGCCCGCGGACGTCGTGAGGCGCGCGCTGGACTTCAAGTGCCAGGGCACCCAGTGCTACAAGGATAAGAAGTACCGGGAGGCGATCGGCAAGTACCACCGCGCTCTGCTGGAGATCAAGGGGCTGTGCAGGGTGCTGGGAGACCCGGACACCGGCTCCAAGCCCCCGTCCCCCCTCCTGCCAACCTTCAGCAAGTCCAGCACCCTGACAGACGAGCAGAAGGGGGCCATGGAGAACGCAGAGCTGGAGTGTTACAACAGCCTGGCCG CCTGTCTTTTGCAAATGGAGCTGGTGAACTACGAGCGAGTGAAAGAATACTGCTtgaaagtgctttacaaggaAGGGAAGAACTTCAAAGCTCTCTACCGCTCTGGAGTGGCCTACTACCACCTGGGAGACTTCCAGAAGGCCCTGTACTACCTGAAGGAGTCACACAAACAGGAGCCATCAG acACCAATGCCATCCGCTACATCCagctgacagagatgaagattCGCCGGAGTGCCcaaagggaaaagaaagaggccACATAA
- the map3k9 gene encoding mitogen-activated protein kinase kinase kinase 9, which translates to MDVFKPAVDNSLSPNARGSSPEDAEADVFRWPTPRDGVRAAPGAGRGAPGYWTAVFDYEATADDELSLRRGDLVELLSKDSLVSGDEGWWTGMIADRVGIFPSNYVSKGNGIPKEIRDTSEQQYPLPPLHLLEIDFSELTLEEIIGVGGFGKVYRAVWRGSEVAVKAARRDPDEDVEQTLESVRQEAKLFAMLNHPNIMALLGVCLQEPNLCLVMEFARGGPLNRALAGKRIPPCTLVDWAVQIARGMLYLHTQAIVPIIHRDLKSSNILILERVEMEDLRNKTLKITDFGLAREWHRTTKMSAAGTYAWMAPEVIRSSTFSKGSDVWSYGVLLWELLTGEVPFRGIDGLAVAYGVAMNKLALPIPSTCPEPFARLMEDCWSSDSHCRPQFTSVLDHLTAIEESGFFEMPAESFHSLQDDWKLEIQEMFDELRTKEKELRSWEEELTQAALQQKCQEEALRRREQELAEREIHILERELNIIIHQLYQEKPHVESRQGKFRRNRLKLKDGNRISLPSDFQHKITVQASPSHDRRKSLLSSSSSPPTSPPMLPRLRAIQLTPREGCVGWGRNTGFQPDDEEGERKGSRKKGRSRGCGPYREHSADASVKPPYECSRQRSCSAPNLRRSPRHSPAVPGVPSLVEMENEDCCFSTEPGAAPGQSYLCIPFQKDAHSAAPAESDGDEYCPSGQVPGTPPCRKSHGGGRRSELVLLGCGAFLAAVGLGCSLLTLAQPEESIKPRWEGFFHRTGGQRRSTSPPTRRLFRRESPLKPSAPSLPERGVPPSYTLLSLSSVSDCNSTRSLLHSDSEEVVVCRPASPPPQPSFILQHPAIRNPVNPLVNTHLESFKRNPRQSLTPTHVPCPPTSSRSLRRTPSDGAIKKSCLPNNLEPLPEKSALQNTGGFRGLKEDEVPRLPDPNLVFPPTPRRRCAPERPKTLDFVARPRPSPRVRSDVFWPEGRPRGNGQNLGSGESPAHTSSTETPPTVEFGRDPAVLPTPLDAPTPFSSRKNDNLLDRQDEGQYRDGTVPLCKPEISFPKDSPHRYRPGFWS; encoded by the exons ATGGACGTCTTCAAACCCGCGGTGGACAATAGTTTGAGTCCCAATGCGCGCGGTTCCTCGCCAGAAGACGCAGAGGCGGATGTGTTTCGCTGGCCCACACCGCGGGATGGAGTGCGCGCCGCGCCGGGTGCGGGACGCGGCGCGCCGGGCTACTGGACGGCCGTGTTCGACTATGAAGCGACTGCGGACGACGAGCTCAGCCTGCGGAGAGGGGACCTGGTGGAGCTCCTGTCCAAGGACTCCCTGGTGTCCGGGGATGAGGGCTGGTGGACCGGGATGATAGCGGACCGGGTCGGCATCTTCCCGTCCAACTACGTGAGCAAAGGGAACGGCATTCCGAAGGAGATCCGGGACACGTCGGAGCAGCAGTACCCGCTGCCTCCTCTGCACC TCCTGGAgattgatttctcagagttgACCCTGGAGGAGATCATCGGCGTGGGCGGTTTCGGGAAAGTCTACCGCGCGGTGTGGCGCGGCTCAGAGGTGGCGGTGAAGGCGGCGCGACGGGACCCTGACGAGGACGTGGAGCAAACTCTGGAGAGCGTGCGGCAGGAGGCCAAGCTCTTCGCCATGCTCAACCATCCCAACATCATGGCTCTGCTGGGGGTGTGTCTGCAGGAGCCCAACCTGTGTCTGGTCATGGAGTTCGCCCGGGGTGGCCCCCTCAACCGGGCCCTGGCGGGGAAACGCATCCCTCCCTGCACGCTGGTGGACTGGGCCGTGCAGATTGCTCGGGGCATGCTCTACCTCCACACCCAGGCCATCGTCCCCATCATCCACCGGGACCTCAAGTCCAGCAACA TCCTGATCCTCGAGCGGGTCGAGATGGAAGACCTCCGCAACAAGACCCTGAAGATCACAGACTTCGGCCTGGCTCGAGAGTGGCACCGCACCACCAAGATGAGCGCCGCAGGCACCTACGCCTGGATGGCTCCCGAAGTCATCCGCTCGTCTACTTTCTCCAAGGGTAGCGACGTCTGGAG TTACGGCGTGCTGTTGTGGGAGCTGCTGACTGGAGAAGTTCCTTTCCGGGGTATCGACGGCCTGGCGGTGGCGTACGGCGTGGCAATGAACAAACTCGCTTTGCCCATTCCTTCCACTTGTCCTGAGCCCTTTGCCCGTCTCATGGAGG ACTGCTGGAGCTCGGACTCTCACTGCCGGCCACAGTTCACGTCTGTGTTGGACCATCTGACGGCCATCGAGGAGTCGGGCTTCTTTGAAATGCCAGCAGAGTCTTTCCACTCTCTGCAGGACGACTGGAAACTGGAGATCCAGGAAATGTTCGATGAACTGAGGACCAAGGAAAAG GAGCTGCGATCGTGGGAAGAGGAGCTGACCCAAGCGGCGCTGCAGCAGAAGTGCCAGGAGGAGGCGCTGAGGAGGCGCGAGCAGGAACTGGCCGAGCGGGAGATCCACATCCTGGAGCGAGAGCTCAACATCATCATTCACCAGCTCTACCAGGAAAAGCCTCACGTGGAGAGCAGGCAGGGCAAGTTCCGCCGCAACCGCCTTAAACTCAAGGATGGGAACAGGATCAGCTTACCCTCAG atTTTCAGCATAAAATCACCGTGCAGGCCTCTCCCTCCCACGATCGGCGGAAGAGTTTGCTCAGCAGCAGTTCCAGCCCCCCGACCAGTCCGCCCATGCTCCCCCGCCTGAGAGCCATCCAGC TCACTCCAAGAGAGGGGTGTGTCGGCTGGGGTCGCAACACAGGTTTCCAGCCGGAcgatgaggagggtgagaggaagGGGTCCAGGAAGAAGGGCAGGTCCCGTGGGTGTGGCCCGTACAGGGAGCACAGCGCTGACGCCAG TGTGAAGCCTCCCTATGAGTGCAGCAGGCAGCGGTCCTGCAGCGCCCCAAACCTCCGCAGATCCCCCAGACACAGTCCAGCGGTGCCCGGAGTGCCGAGCCTTGTGGAGATGG aaaatgaagACTGCTGCTTCTCTACTGAGCCGGGAGCCGCCCCTGGTCAGTCCTACCTCTGCATCCCCTTCCAAAAGGACGCCCACTCAGCTGCTCCCGCTGAGAGCGACGGGGACGAGTACTGCCCCAGTGGCCAGGTGCCAGGAACCCCACCGTGCAGGAAGAGCCACGGAGGCGGTCGGCGCTCTGAGCTGGTGCTGCTGGGCTGTGGAGCTTTCCTGGCAGCCGTCGGACTGGGCTGCAGCCTGTTGACTCTGGCCCAACCAGAGGAGAGCATCAAACCCCGGTGGGAGGGCTTCTTCCACAGAACAGGGGGCCAGCGGCGAAGCACCAGCCCCCCGACTCGCAGACTGTTCAGGCGGGAGAGCCCGCTGAAGCCCTCGGCGCCCTCGCTACCTGAGCGAGGTGTACCCCCTTCTTACACACTGCTGTCCTTATCATCAGTGTCCGACTGCAACTCCACCCGCTCACTGCTGCACTCTGACAGTGAGGAAGTGGTGGTCTGCCGCCCTGCCTCACCCCCACCACAACCGTCTTTCATCCTGCAACACCCAGCCATTCGAAACCCGGTGAACCCACTGGTCAACACCCACCTGGAGAGCTTCAAGCGGAACCCCCGACAGTCTCTGACGCCCACACACGTTCCCTGCCCCCCGACTTCCTCACGGAGTCTGCGTCGAACACCATCAGACGGAGCCATCAAGAAAAGCTGCCTTCCCAATAATCTGGAACCATTGCCAGAAAAATCAGCGTTACAGAACACAG GTGGCTTCAGAGGTCTAAAGGAGGATGAGGTCCCCCGACTCCCTGATCCTAACCTTGTGTTCCCTCCAACGCCTCGTCGCCGCTGTGCTCCTGAACGCCCCAAAACCCTAGACTTTGTAGCTCGGCCTCGGCCTTCGCCACGGGTGCGCTCTGACGTGTTCTGGCCGGAGGGGAGGCCCAGGGGAAATGGACAAAACCTGGGTAGCGGTGAATCCCCCGCCCACACCTCAAGCACGGAAACTCCCCCGACGGTAGAGTTTGGGAGAGACCCGGCAGTGCTGCCCACCCCGTTAGACGCCCCGACGCCCTTCTCCTCTCGCAAGAACGATAACCTGTTGGACCGGCAGGATGAGGGACAGTACCGGGATGGAACCGTCCCACTCTGCAAACCGGAGATCAGCTTTCCCAAAGACTCACCTCATCGCTACAGACCTGGATTCTGGTCCTAG